In the Plasmodium sp. gorilla clade G2 genome assembly, contig: PADLG01_00_56, whole genome shotgun sequence genome, GGCGGGTATTCTCCGCTCgtggaaaaaaatatatacaatatatttgCAATGACGGATGTTGGTGGTAAAACACCTAGTGAGGAACAAATCAAAGAGGATCGAAAAAAATGGTGGGATCAAAATAAAGGTGCCGTGTGGGAAGCAATGAATTGCAAAGACAATAATTGTGGATCTACCACCCCAGAGGATGACAAGAAACCTCAATTTTTGCGATGGCTAGAAGAATGGTCCGAACACATGTgcgaaaggaaaaaaaacatatggATGAATTTGAAAAATTGTGTAATGATGGAAAGGACGtcgaaaaagataaaaattgCAGCAAAGGAAGTGAACATTGCAAACAACAGTGTAATAGATATAATAGATGGATAACTACCCATAAAAACGAATGGTTAGGCCAAAAATCTAAATACGAAGTAATATTGAATGATAAGTTCGATGAAAATTATGATGATTTTAAACAACATATAAACGGTAATGCAGATgcaaatacatatataacatCCAAGAATGATAAATGCAAAAACAGTGGTGGTAACCATATAAATGTTGATGATTTTTCGCAAATGCAAATAGGTATATACTCCGTAGTTATATCCGCTTGTAATGCTGAAAATGTTTCTGATAATTGCTTTTCAATTTTAtcttttgaaatatatttttccatatCTCTATCGCTTTGTTGTTTACGTTTTTGTGGTTGTTTGATCATGTATTCTTTATATTGTTTGAATAGTTTCATTACATTTTTATCTCGGGGTCATGTTCATAATTAGAtggatatatatcatattcgcataatgatatatattttcttctaggTTTTGTATTTTGTATATGTGTTGTATATTGGTGATTCAATTCattatttacataaaaaaaaaaaataaataaaataaaagtagtATATAAGggtattgaatatatatataatgtaaattaaaataaataacaaaaatttaataaacaatataatgtaaaataagaaaataatattcttcCAGAATTattaatcataaaaataaaaccattaaaattaatataaatatataattaatttagaAATTGAAATAATACGACCAAAATTAAAATACAATTGTCtgttttaaagaaaaatttgtcttcatattaaaataaaatatacaaatatccatttaaaatataatatatatacatttatttatttatcacCTTTAAAACACAATGGTGTcacttgaaaaaaaataaatgtttattatttttttattttttataatatatgttatttttaaatttaataagtttataatcattttactatttaaaatggaaaaaaaaagataaaaataaaatatacgttaataatgaaaaataattttttttttaatattttatgcacaagttaaaaaaataaaatatttattgaaaaaaataaacatatatatacatatatatatatatatatatatatatatatatatgttaatgttttccttttatatgttaaaaatgtgtattattattaaacatGTCATATTTGTCAAAAGAATTACTTgacataaaattattttgtggAGGCATAATGGaaagattattatttaatgaataATTAAATTGATTATTCATAGCAGAATAATCATTAGGAGCtgatttattcatttttttttctttttccataTCTTCAATTTGtttcttcatattttctatttGATTTGTATAATCACtaataatttgaataaaatataacatagcTTGATCTTTAAATCCACTAGTCCATACAATTTCTAATATATAATCTGGTTTTAAAAGATCATAACATACTATTAAGCATGCACAAAAGGCTTCTTTATTTTTGGattcaataaaataatttattaagtcttcaatatatacattattttttgaaactCTTGCAATTTCGATAGCAtctttatattgtttttcttttttggaTAAGTTGATAGcttctttatatttcttattctttttatataacaatgCAGCGATTCTTCTCATTTCTGGAAGTTTATGATTTTCTAATTTATTCAATAAATTCGTTTGattaaaattatcatattcatCTATAGAATTTCTTAAGCTAATATAATCatcattttgtaaatatatttcatttaatgtTTCATTAACTGCTGTAATATTTTGTGCTTGTATATCTTCTAGATATTTTTGTATCAAAGGtaaattatttgattttttcaATGTTTGTACTAatctattattatcaattttattttctaaaatttttaataaattatataaattcaatGGATGCTCTTCAATATAGAAATCAATAACTTTATGTATAATATCACTGTTAGTTACTTTATGTATAACTTGCATAAATGTATCGGCAGTATATGCTGTTGGTGAATGTTTAATAATAGTATCTACAGCtaaattatattcatcataagatatatat is a window encoding:
- a CDS encoding rifin PIR protein, putative gives rise to the protein MVRTHVRKEKKHMDEFEKLCNDGKDVEKDKNCSKGSEHCKQQCNRYNRWITTHKNEWLGQKSKYEVILNDKFDENYDDFKQHINGNADANTYITSKNDKCKNSGGNHINVDDFSQMQIGIYSVVISACNAENVSDNCFSILSFEIYFSISLSLCCLRFCGCLIMYSLYCLNSFITFLSRGHVHN